DNA sequence from the Drosophila sechellia strain sech25 chromosome 3L, ASM438219v1, whole genome shotgun sequence genome:
CCACTTTGAATGTGCGCACGTGGCATTGTGGGTTCTCGGTATGGTTTCGTGTGGGATTCCGAGTGTAAGTGCAAGGCAACTGCAAATCCTTTCATGGCCGAGGTCAGAACTATTAGTGCGCATCCAATTTGCGTCCATAGAAATCACGAGTCTGTCCCGGCCCGAGAACCTGTTAACAATTTATCTGAGCAAGTGTCAGCGCCGGTGTCGCCTATTATTAAAATCTGACACAATTTCTGAGTGCATCTTGTCATTAACGTGCGCTCGCTCTGCTTGTTCCTATAAAAAGTTATTAATTGTTTCgaacattggtcaaatgtttGGTTAAAGACGTACCGTAAATTTTACATTCGGTTTAGCATTGATAAatgccaaatatttgcatttgataTAGTTTCGTTAGGCAGTTTATAATGGTTGAATTTAAGAAGAAGGAAAAACTATAGATACTCTTCATAAATGACCACTTTGTTTAGCAAATTTCAAATAGCAATTCATATATATTCCCATTGTGAATTATTGCTACAAATACACACAATCATTAAAAGCTAACTTAATTGGTAATTTACTTGTTTGAAATTTTGCTATGATCCACATGAAGTGAATGATGCAACACAATGTCTAAATTTGTTTGATACCTTCCttttgaaatggaaatttcaTTTTGAGAACTATATTTTCCTGGAATTTGTGGCTTTAACTATTCGTTTGCCTGTGGCGTAAAGAAATAAGTAATAGTATGCAATTTTCAGCATGTGTTCCAACAAACGATCCATCCAAAGTGACGGCAGACCATCTGACGCTCTTTGATTGACGATGTCAAGTGTGCCATTGTGCATTTATTCTACTTTTTAGTTTTCATCTCGCAAATGCTGGGGCATCTGGGGGAAATCACTTTCACAATCGTCTTCGCAGACAGTTTtgcattttataataaattggGCAATTACAGAGGCACGACCCAAGCCGAAGGAAATATCTAATTCTATATTGAGAAGCgcataataataagaaaagcTGGCACACGTCCGTTGAACTTTGCAGAAAAAGCGAGAAAATGTGCGGCTAAATTTATAACAGCTTGCTGCAGGCATTTGCTTCCTCATTCTCTCTCCCTGCGGCGAAAGGATCGTCATGCGGTATTTATAGCCGGAAAATGCATCCAACGAAACCATAAACTCTGCGCGGAGGGGTCTGATTTTGGCCCAGTTATGAGGGGGTAGGAGGTAGCAACTCCCCAAATTGGATTCTCCTGTCTTCTGTCGCGCACTTAACGCTAAATTTAAACGCaaacaaaaatagtttttcctATGCTCGCGCTTTCCTCTGTCTGCTTTTTCACGAATTTTCCCAGTTACGTTGCAGTCATGTGTCAATGACTGTGCTTCGCCTTTTGGCCCAGTTTGCAGTGCTCTCGTTTGCGTTTGTGTTTCCCTGATTTCTTCTGACCCCAGCATAGTTAACAATTTTGCGTCTCGGACATTGGGCCAAATACGTGTGCGATTTACTAAATTTAGATGTGGGCTCAACCAGGTGAAAAACTCGCACAACGAATTTTTCGTGTGCGCAATTTCAAGTGAAAATTTGGCTCCCTTCCCTGCTCTTATTATTTCTTGTCTTCATATTTGAGTTGAAAATATGCCGCCACATTTTATTTCTCtatttttttcttcatttttccGGCTTTTCCGCTCTTCATTTGGCTCTTAGTTTCATGTGGGCACTCTTTCGCTGCTCTTTCGTGTTTATTTCCGATCGTTCGCtttcaaataaaacatttcaaatcGGCTGCCAGCAACACAGTTGAGTTTTGTGCGCCCAGCACAGCGGATCATCTCAGTTCGATTCAGTTCAGATCACCCGAACCCAGCTAATCCAATCAAACAAGTCTAAATCTCAATGTAAATCCCAATTAAACTCAAGAATTCAATACGTCAAGTGCAACGAGAGACCAAAAACCACAAGACCTGTCGAATGTGTCAAAGAATTTttggggcaaaaaaaaaaaaaatcaactgCTATTGCAGTTTAGATCAGTTTACCCCTGGGATCAAATGGGCAGCTGGAGGGGATTTGCCAAACCAAAGTCGATGATTTGACTGCCGGCCGCAAAAAGTTGAATCGTTTTCAGTTGATGGAATCGCTCCGCgttgccttttttggccaactgcgCATAATTTTTGGACATTTCAAGTTGATGCTCCTACCAGGTGGCTTTTGCATATATGGTCAACTATTTTgataagtttttaatttgatttcgtGAACGTGcctaatttatttgtatttttttcgtGGCCACAAATGTTAAAGTTTAACAAGagaactgaaaaaaaaaaagtttattaaaagtcaaattctaattctaaaTATTAACTGGTTAAACAATACTAGcattgaatttttcatttaaagttTGCAAGTATTAATCATGTTTTTATAAATACTTGTCTTgaaaattgccaaatcatTTCGCTAGTATTTATCCTTTGACTTGATTTACGTCTATTTCCTAATCTTTTTTATGATGCCTCTGCGACCCGGCTAGTTCATTTATCTTCGGCATGACACAGcagaaaattgtatttttaaaagcttcttttatatacattttatgcGAAATTTGCCAAGCAAAATGTTTGAATTACCACAATATACAGAAGGCATAAATGGGGGGAAATGATTGCAAAAGACCAAACATTAAAAAGGCGCTTCATTCATGGGCGATTGTCCTATAGATAGAGCCATTTAAACGGGCAGATACACAGAATGAAATGAGTCTATTAGGAAACCGAGACGGTTCGTCATGAATTATATGCATTGGAAAATCGCTTGAAAAGAAAAACGTTTTCTGGTCTGACGGTCGGTTTcatgtttgttgttttgtatCGCGTGGGCGGAGGATGAGAGGCATCAACTTagagaaacaaataaataccaGGCCGGCAGCGGGATATTCGCATCCATATATCACGTTTTCTATGTGTTTTCAATCCCAACAAGAGCATCCCGTCGAGATCCAACAGAAGCACCTAGTGCCAGTGGAGGTATATGAACATAAATACGTCGAAAACTGAAATGAAAATTGTCAAAATGTATGCCTTGACGTcatttttggttttcccgGTGCACGTCCAAAACCGATTCCCAAACCACATGTCAATATTGCGTTTTCCAAATCGAAAATGTATACGTCTAGTATACAAGCCGAGATATATGGACACATGTAAACACACCGAAAAGCtgtttgttttcctttatttttgtttatgccGAATTCAAGAACATTTTGTATGTTCGCTTTGATTATAATTGTAATTGCCTTTTGTGTGCGCGTCTATAATTGGAACACAAATCGATCAGAATCGAAGTTGAAATGCCCTCTAATTGCGAATAATTCCCGGGGTATCGTTCGTTCAAATGCATTCTTAGTATAGCATCTTGAATCCAAAGTCGAACTAAAGTTCAAAGAGTCTTTTTTGAATGACAGCTGTCCATATtcatgatttttttttttttgtcaattaaagatattttagcgattttttttctttgaaaatggatttaattttagtttatAGAGTACATTTCATCGAGTCaattaattattcaaatcCTACTTAAAGAAAGATGTGTCTAAGCAATTAATGgtttattatgcaaaactaTCAATAGCTAAAATGGATTGGGAACGATTTACCAAATATATATGCGAAACTATCAATAGCTAAAATGAATTGGGAACGATATAAACTCTTTGCAAACCTGTGACCAGATGGCAATTACCTTCAATAGGAAAGATCATTCAGATCATGTGGTTTTTGGTCGAACTGCTTAAGCGTAATTGCACTTTGGCACTGACGATTGATATACGAAGTGCCAGGCGAGATGGCAAACTAATGGTGCCCACGTTCTTATAGTTTCCATCAGCGAGATGTCCTTTCGCTCGAGATCAAGAACCCAGGCGCCGCTGTCCAGTCGGCGGCGATCGTTGTCCTCCAGCTCGCGAATGGCTCCATCAAGTGGGGGTTCCGGGGCCTATAACTACAACGGAAGTAGCTATAGCAGCTCCGGCAGCACTGGTCGTCCCTTGAGCACGGGCTACTTTCCCAGCAGTGGCGCCTCCAGTTACCAGAGTCCCTATGCCAGTGTGTACAGCTCGAGGGAGAGTTTGTACGGCGGAGGAGGTGCTGGTCGGAGTTCTTATGGTAATGCGGGCAGTCGCTACGATTACGGGGCGTCCAAGTATCAGctccatcagcagcaacatcatcatcatcatcttcatcagcatcagcagttcaccagcaccagcaaccACTATTCGAATCAGCATTCCCATCAGCCAACCGCAAGCAGTGGCCCATCGACAGGTGTAACCTCATCCGCCTCCACATGCCATGCCGCATCCATTGCTTCTGCGTCCAATGCCGCCATGCCAGCAAATAAAACGCAAACGCACCAGGGCAATCGCTACTATCTGCAGCTCCAACCCACTGCCAGTTCATCTGCTTCGGGTTCGGCGGCCACAAGCGGTGGTCATCACTATGGCCACCTGGTGGTGGGCAAGCATATAAGCCAAAGCCATAGTTACGGCCAATCTAAAGCCTCTGCTCTCTCCTCCTCTCTGTCCACCGTctcgtcgtcctcctcctcctcggccTCGAATGGTACAGGAAGCGGTGGCTACGACAGTTCCAGGTACAATCCCAGCTCCTATTCCTCGGCGGGATCGTCGTACTCCACAAGCGATCGATATGTCAGCCCCTATTCGAGTAGTTATGATAAGGGTGTGACCACCGCCTCGCTGACCTTCAAGTCGCCCGGTTTGAGTTCGTCCAATTCGTTCAAGAGTTCTCGTTTACTGAAGACCAAATCGCTGTCGGCATCGAATAGCAGCCTGAATGGAGCCTATGGTGGTCCATCCTCGAATGGGGTAACCAGTGCCGGAGCCACTGTGGCCGCCATCGCAGCCACGAGGAGCAACTCTCTGCGGGAACAGGAGCGCAAGTCTCGCAATCGCACGCGGTCGAAGAGCGCGGCACAGAGATCCATTAGTGCTTCCTCGGAGAAGAGTGAGGGATATGAAGTAAGCAGGTGTACTGGTTAAGTCGGTTTCTATTGAATTACCttatgctgttgttgttgttgtttttattggtAAAAAAATAAGTACTTACATAtctaaattattattttgaaatttatttaaaattgtaaaGTTATTTGAAGTAATTGAAATTGTCTAAAAGTTGATTTTCCAAACTTTACTTTTTCCAGTTGCTAAAATTagttaaattttctttttctccTTTACAGAGTGGCAGTGAGCGAACATCCCGTTCCCGGCTGGGCAGCACCGCGAGTACGGCCACCACCAGCGAGTCAAAGAGCTCCAGCAGCAATGACAAGACGGAGAATGGCGATGGCATTGACTACAAGGCGCTCTGGGAAGCGGAAAAGTGAGTGAAGCTCCCCTCAAGAACCCCAAAGTATATAATCCGAATATAAACGATAATCCTTTGTAGATTGGAGAACGATAAGCTGAGGCAGATGCTCAAGCAGAAGGACGATGAAGCCGTCCAGACACGTGCAACGCTCGAGAGATTCGCCAATGCCGTAAGTACATGCCACGCCCCTaacatgccacgcccacatcaGCCCACTATAAAACTAAAAGCCGATAAACCAATACCGAAACTGCCAGCAGTaaccaacaacaaaacaacacGCAACACTATAAACTTAGTTCAAGGATGCCaccaaaatatatttactatatatttttaacacACAAAAACCACCCACCTCGCTGCCTCTTTTTCCCCCTCATGTGAAGCTTACTGCTCgcgctctctttcgctctttACACCCCGCTCTGTCGTATATCCAtacaaatatatgttttttcgATCCGTTGaacaaaaatatgaattcCCAACAAACAACTACACCACAAAACTGAACAAGAAAAACCAAGACCCGAATCAAAatcgaaaaacaacaaatcgcAAAACCACATCTTGTTTCATTTCACATTCGCAGACAACGAAAAATTCACTATCTGAACTTGAGAAACGCGAAAGAAGAGCTATGGAACGCAAGCTTTCCGAGTTGGAAGAAGAGCTCAAGGTAATTACAAAAGTGTCCTTTGCTAACCGTAAGCGTTAAAAGTGCcgccgctgttgctgtttttgtgTTCTGAGAACAGGACCCCCAAATTGATTGCTAtattggtttatttttattttgattccATCCCCCACATGATTTGTCCAAGAGTTTGTGATACTTTTCCCCCAGAAAAGCATTGTTGCATGTCTCAAATCCTGATTCATTAACCCCCCTTATTATTAACTCGAATTGAGCAGTTCTGTTCTTATAACCCAAAGCCATAATACCCCTTTCGCACTGAGTTGGAGCACACGTTTCTCTCACCTTTATAGTTTAATCTTTACTTTTATGATTGCCTTTCCCTTTTGGCCACCATATAAAACACCTAGTTGACTAGCCGTCTTCTGTGTGTGAATGCCATGGCACTTGATTTGAAATTGATTTACCAAATTGCCCCCGTGTATAGTACTTGTATTATTTCATGCCACCCCGCTGTACAGTGAAGCGATCGCTTTGATTTCCCATGccaatttatttttgcccCACCTTCGCCACGTGATCAGATCATATATTTGTGTTCTATGGTTATTTTTTCATATCAcaccacagcaacaacagacaTCAGACATGTTCTCATCTCAAGACCATTATGTTTCTCTGTCATCATCGCATCTCAATTCATCACTCGCTCAATCTCTCGCTGTGTCATTCGCCACCTTTTATGATTTTTGGTCACTGTTCCCAAGCGTTTATACGTTACACGTTTATCGTTATACGTCTACCAATCGCACTCACATAATTGttacaaattttaaacaaaagcgCTCTCATTGAACAATACGCTCACtcaaatttgattttcttttttctctctcttccCACGCGCCTCATCGATCGAACAAACAATCGAAACTATCGAAACAATCGATTATCGGCAATCGCTCAAACGAAAACATGCCTATTTTCCACTTATTTTTCTTGCGTCGCCGCTGTTGtccttatttttttgtgtGATTTTAGCTATTGCAGAAGCTAAAGACTGAGAACGATCGTTTGCGAGCCGAGAATCGGGCCCTAACGCGGGTCGTCTCCAAGCTGACCACCTCGGCTCAGAGTCAGCTGGCCAAGACCAAATAGGCGCAGATCAGAAAAGCATTTAGATTGCCCAGCACCAGCCCACATACACCCCAAAAATTCTCACGCCCCCTTGCTCACAAAGCACAATGTCGCGAATATCGTTTTATCGTTTCTATTAGAACTAGAAAAGCATCGATGTTTTTGCCAGGACTACATCGATAACCAATAATCATCGATATTTTTCTTGCTCCTGGTTCGTTACACATTTCGATGTCGTTAATCATATTATATGGATATTTAAGCATAACCGAAACCACAATAACTAAATGTATCGTAGCTAAATTTAAGTTAACATTGAGCTCATTGGCTTTGGACTGGTCACTGGTAATATAAAACTTTAACAATACTATATACTCCTTGGGAGTTACTATATACTACGGACCCTTTGATAGAACGGCAAACTTCAAAAGTAGTTAATTTTTGAAtagtaaaataataatcagACGGCTTGTTCGTTTTTGGTAATCTACTAAATTCGCTAGGTGCAATTGTTGCGAATTTGAAATGTAATTTATATCAAACTATATCATATGGTAACTACAGACCACTGTACGGTTGATAAGTACTTATAAATCAAAAGTTAGCCCACTCTCGAATCAAAGTAAAGCTCATCGAAACCAACGAGATCAAACATCAAGTCCCCAccaccaaaaaataaaagaaaaaaaaaacagcatcGGCGATTAGCGGCCCAAGGATCTGGAGACTTCATATAGGGTCTCCAAAAGTCGATCATCAGGGAGAGCGAAGTGGTCTAGTTGGTGATGCTGGAAGCTTAACGGTAAATGCCCCACCACTGACACTCAATTGAGCCATTCTAAGAACCTGCGCCCCAATATTATGAGCTGGCTGTTGTTTTGTTGTTATACACATACCACATATaaagaatataataaaatatatttagctaTAACTGTAACATGGAGTGTTTCAAACTGATGGAGAATGGTTGGAAATGACACagttttcaaaatttattgCGCCTTAAAGattaataaatttgttttattgggATAGAAAGTAGAGAATCAAACCATTGTTTTAAAAAGTGGATAAGATAAGAAGTTGCTTTCAATCAACCAACATTTTGAAACACTCTGAATGTACATATAAACAATACTTACTTAATACTCTACTCTTTAAATAATGTCTATTAAACTATACTATGGATTTATACCTCTTGTTGTTACTATTGTTACAAGTTTTATCTGCCATTTTGTTTACCCTTCTGTGTGTTTTCAACCACAAGACCATCGACCGATTTtgagttatatatatatacatgcatatatctatatgaaataaacaaaattttgcTCACTGTCGATCTTATTCGATTACTGCTGTTTATTGTTTGAATACGCCACATTGGGTGGGTGTATATCTATGGAACACTCGCATCAGGCATCCAAATTCATGAGATTCATTCGACATTATATGATCGATTCCGATTTCGTCTATAGCTCGCTTATCACAGCACACGACACGCGTCATAAAGATCCCACGAATCAGATTTCACAGAGACAATTATCTAAGCGCATATGTTTCGAGTGTAGTTTTGTGGTTAAGTGCATGCTATCTGGTTTTATTCTCGAGATTAGGGCGTCCAGATGAGTTCAATTTTAGGTAATTACTAATTGTTtcttgttgtttctgttgttgttgctgctgtggctgcGACTACCGCATCCCCAATAGATTAACGAAGCATGCCCCATGCACATCTAACTCCAAGACTTGTGCCTCCCCCGCCATAAACGTATACCCATTGGGATATCTCTATATACTGtactaatttgaatttcatctCATCCGTTCAACAGCAACTCGATGCCTACAAGTCGGATAATCATCGCCTGAAGGAGGAGAACGCCGCGTTGATTAGAGTAATTAGCAAATTAAGTAAATGAAATTATGTTTTACTTTCAGTGTATGTATGTCTGAGAACCTATATCATcgagaagcaacaattttactTTAGTTACCAGATGGAAGAAGGCTAAAAAAGAATGAAAATGAATGTTAAAGCAAGCAAGCGATGCAAGCGAAAGCCGGATATTCGCgtgaaaatttcaaaatttgtttcttatttGTGTTAGGCCGTTAAGCATTAGGTGAAACCATGTTTCAAATATCGTTGAGAATTGTTTCGTTCGTTTTATATAAAGAAATCTTATGTATTTGGTCAAATTTTATATACGAAATAGagcaaattataaataaacacaaatcAAGCTTAACTATATTTACATAAGCATACGCGTTATGTATAACGATCAGAAGATCAAAAGATATAAAATGGAAAGCGAAAACCTTTACATACAAACTGAGAACATAATCATCAAATGAGCCCTAGTTACATTACAGATTAGTTTAACTACATgatacatataaatacataaatatatatatatattttttcatatataaattatatatacacattacataatacatatatatatttaaagcaaCAGAATC
Encoded proteins:
- the LOC6605863 gene encoding protein phosphatase 1 regulatory subunit 12A isoform X18 — translated: MSFRSRSRTQAPLSSRRRSLSSSSRMAPSSGGSGAYNYNGSSYSSSGSTGRPLSTGYFPSSGASSYQSPYASVYSSRESLYGGGGAGRSSYGSGGYDSSRYNPSSYSSAGSSYSTSDRYVSPYSSSYDKGVTTASLTFKSPGLSSSNSFKSSRLLKTKSLSASNSSLNGAYGGPSSNGVTSAGATVAAIAATRSNSLREQERKSRNRTRSKSAAQRSISASSEKSEGYESGSERTSRSRLGSTASTATTSESKSSSSNDKTENGDGIDYKALWEAEKLENDKLRQMLKQKDDEAVQTRATLERFANATTKNSLSELEKRERRAMERKLSELEEELKLLQKLKTENDRLRAENRALTRVVSKLTTSAQSQLAKTK
- the LOC6605863 gene encoding protein phosphatase 1 regulatory subunit 12A isoform X19 produces the protein MSFRSRSRTQAPLSSRRRSLSSSSRMAPSSGGSGAYNYNGSSYSSSGSTGRPLSTGYFPSSGASSYQSPYASVYSSRESLYGGGGAGRSSYGSGGYDSSRYNPSSYSSAGSSYSTSDRYVSPYSSSYDKGVTTASLTFKSPGLSSSNSFKSSRLLKTKSLSASNSSLNGAYGGPSSNGVTSAGATVAAIAATRSNSLREQERKSRNRTRSKSAAQRSISASSEKSEGYESGSERTSRSRLGSTASTATTSESKSSSSNDKTENGDGIDYKALWEAEKLENDKLRQMLKQKDDEAVQTRATLERFANATTKNSLSELEKRERRAMERKLSELEEELKQLDAYKSDNHRLKEENAALIRVISKLSK